The following are from one region of the Rhizobacter sp. AJA081-3 genome:
- a CDS encoding protein-L-isoaspartate O-methyltransferase has product MNIEQARFNMIEQQIRPWEVLDPAVLSLLTVVKREDFVPAAYRAMAFVDTEVPLPGGQCMLAPRVEARLLQELNVHKHERVLEVGAGSGYMAALLAHRAQHVTTLELLPELAKMAADNLKRASIVNATVRQADGSRGLAAEAPFDAIVLSGSVAEVPQGLLGQLKVGGRLIAIVGQQPMMRATLVTRSGEHAFASVELFDTVAQRLQGFEEPARFTF; this is encoded by the coding sequence ATGAACATCGAACAAGCCCGCTTCAACATGATCGAGCAGCAGATCCGCCCCTGGGAGGTGCTCGACCCCGCCGTGCTCTCGCTGCTGACCGTGGTCAAGCGCGAGGATTTCGTGCCCGCCGCCTACCGCGCCATGGCCTTCGTCGACACCGAGGTGCCGCTGCCCGGCGGCCAATGCATGCTCGCGCCGCGCGTCGAGGCGCGCCTGCTGCAGGAGCTGAATGTGCACAAGCACGAGCGCGTGCTCGAGGTGGGCGCCGGTTCGGGCTACATGGCCGCCTTGCTGGCCCACCGCGCGCAGCATGTCACCACGCTGGAGCTCCTGCCGGAGCTGGCCAAGATGGCAGCCGACAACCTGAAGCGCGCGTCCATCGTCAACGCCACCGTGCGCCAGGCCGACGGCTCGCGCGGCCTGGCGGCCGAAGCGCCGTTCGACGCCATCGTGCTGTCGGGCTCGGTGGCCGAGGTGCCGCAGGGCCTGCTCGGCCAGCTCAAGGTGGGCGGCCGGCTGATCGCCATCGTCGGCCAGCAGCCGATGATGCGCGCGACGCTGGTCACCCGCAGCGGCGAGCATGCATTCGCCAGCGTCGAACTGTTCGACACCGTGGCGCAGCGCCTGCAGGGTTTCGAGGAACCCGCGCGCTTCACTTTCTGA
- the waaC gene encoding lipopolysaccharide heptosyltransferase I, whose protein sequence is MKVLIVKLSSLGDVVHAMPAVQDIRAAHPDALIDWVVEPAFAPLVRRVAGVNRVIECSLRRWRRGWWMPSVRAEWRAFRAALQQESYDAIIDLQGLTKSALVARLARGTRFGLGNQTEGSSYEAPAGWLVDHAIRMEPHIHAMDRSRALVAAVLGKPPEGAPKYGLNPKQRVFRTATPTVAFVHGTSRDDKLWPTDHWVQLGKRVIDAGWRIALPQGNEMEQTRAEMIAAGLQFEKAFFVDVWPSLGLDAVLDRLALTQGVIGVDSGLSHIAVALDMPHVQLYNFPTAWRTGPQPSHGHRHQVALEGRPIPTVQATWLAWSNVLVAAS, encoded by the coding sequence ATGAAGGTCCTCATCGTCAAGCTCTCCTCGCTGGGCGACGTGGTGCACGCCATGCCGGCCGTGCAGGACATCCGCGCGGCCCATCCCGACGCGCTGATCGACTGGGTCGTCGAGCCGGCCTTCGCGCCGCTGGTACGCCGCGTGGCGGGCGTGAACCGCGTCATCGAGTGTTCGCTGCGTCGCTGGCGCCGCGGCTGGTGGATGCCCAGCGTGCGCGCCGAGTGGCGCGCCTTCCGCGCGGCACTGCAGCAGGAAAGCTACGACGCCATCATCGACCTGCAGGGCCTGACCAAGTCGGCCCTGGTGGCGCGGCTGGCGCGCGGCACGCGCTTCGGCCTGGGCAACCAGACCGAGGGCTCGAGCTACGAGGCGCCGGCCGGCTGGCTGGTCGACCACGCGATCCGCATGGAGCCGCACATCCACGCGATGGACCGTTCGCGCGCCTTGGTGGCCGCCGTGCTCGGCAAGCCGCCGGAGGGCGCACCGAAGTACGGCCTGAACCCGAAGCAGCGTGTCTTCCGCACCGCCACGCCGACGGTGGCCTTCGTGCACGGCACCTCGCGCGACGACAAGCTCTGGCCCACCGACCACTGGGTTCAGCTGGGCAAGCGCGTCATCGACGCCGGCTGGCGCATCGCGCTGCCGCAGGGCAACGAGATGGAGCAGACGCGCGCCGAGATGATCGCCGCCGGATTGCAGTTCGAGAAGGCCTTCTTTGTCGACGTGTGGCCCTCGCTCGGCCTGGACGCCGTGCTCGACCGCCTCGCGCTCACGCAGGGCGTGATCGGCGTGGACAGCGGCCTGAGCCACATCGCCGTGGCGCTGGACATGCCGCACGTGCAGCTCTACAACTTTCCGACCGCCTGGCGCACTGGCCCGCAGCCGAGCCACGGCCACCGGCACCAGGTGGCGCTGGAGGGGCGGCCGATTCCCACCGTCCAGGCAACCTGGCTGGCCTGGAGCAACGTGCTGGTCGCAGCCTCGTGA
- a CDS encoding DUF1800 family protein, which yields MAAPASLQTAAIAAHRFGLGEADLGTPGADPRGWLLAQIGPADPARGEGLLSTAQAVQHVRDETRARREARRAAPGEKPVDEKATEGYRAVILADARSRLLTAAATTRPFAERLQWFWANHFTVSLAKGSTRGLVGAFERDAIRPHIAGSFEQLLWASTTHPAMLRYLDNQQSAGPHSRAVSVAARRAQAMQEGPRVTGLNENLAREVLELHTLGVNGGYSQADVTAFAAVLTGWRVAQQGPGDAPPFDRAWHEPGRKTLLGRTHPEGPEALRAVLSDLAQHPSTARFIATKLARHMVADDPPPALVDRLAARYRRSGGQLAELYRELIDSAEAWGETPAKLKTPEEFVVSSVRLLSLGARMQESGPLPQMLAAGSTVLGQRTHSAPSPAGWPDRAEEWLGPEAVWKRIEWATRVGDRLGRQLDARALAVRSLGPRLTEATRLQIERAADGPQALALLLMSPEFQRR from the coding sequence ATGGCTGCACCCGCCTCCTTGCAGACCGCCGCGATCGCCGCGCACCGTTTCGGCCTGGGCGAGGCCGATCTGGGCACGCCGGGCGCCGATCCGCGAGGCTGGCTGCTGGCCCAGATCGGTCCGGCCGACCCGGCACGCGGCGAGGGCCTGCTGTCGACCGCACAGGCGGTGCAGCATGTGCGCGACGAAACGCGTGCGCGCCGCGAGGCGCGCCGGGCAGCGCCGGGCGAGAAGCCGGTCGACGAGAAGGCGACCGAGGGTTACCGCGCGGTGATCCTCGCCGATGCCCGTTCGCGCCTGCTCACGGCAGCGGCCACCACGCGGCCGTTCGCCGAGCGGCTGCAGTGGTTCTGGGCCAATCACTTCACCGTGTCGCTCGCCAAGGGCAGCACGCGCGGCCTGGTGGGCGCCTTCGAGCGCGACGCGATCCGGCCGCACATCGCCGGCAGCTTCGAGCAGCTGCTGTGGGCCTCGACCACGCACCCGGCGATGCTGCGCTACCTCGACAACCAGCAGTCGGCCGGGCCGCATTCACGCGCGGTCTCGGTGGCGGCGCGGCGTGCCCAGGCGATGCAGGAAGGCCCGCGCGTCACCGGCCTGAACGAGAATCTCGCGCGCGAGGTGCTGGAGCTGCACACCCTGGGTGTGAACGGCGGCTACTCGCAGGCCGACGTGACCGCCTTCGCCGCCGTGCTGACCGGCTGGCGTGTCGCGCAGCAGGGTCCGGGCGACGCACCTCCGTTCGATCGCGCCTGGCACGAGCCAGGCCGCAAGACACTGTTGGGCCGGACCCACCCGGAGGGCCCCGAGGCGCTGCGCGCCGTGCTCTCCGATCTGGCGCAGCACCCGTCCACCGCCCGGTTCATCGCCACCAAGCTGGCCCGCCACATGGTCGCCGACGATCCACCGCCGGCGCTGGTCGACCGGCTGGCCGCGCGCTACCGGCGCAGCGGCGGGCAACTCGCCGAGCTGTACCGCGAGCTGATCGACAGCGCCGAGGCCTGGGGCGAGACACCGGCGAAGCTGAAGACGCCGGAGGAGTTCGTTGTCTCCAGCGTGCGCCTGCTGTCGCTCGGAGCGCGCATGCAGGAGAGCGGCCCCCTGCCGCAGATGCTCGCCGCCGGCAGCACCGTGCTGGGCCAGCGAACGCACAGCGCGCCCTCGCCCGCCGGCTGGCCCGACCGCGCCGAAGAGTGGCTGGGGCCCGAGGCGGTGTGGAAGCGCATCGAGTGGGCCACGCGCGTGGGCGACCGCCTCGGCCGTCAGCTCGATGCGCGCGCGCTCGCCGTTCGCAGCCTCGGGCCACGGTTGACCGAGGCCACGCGGCTGCAGATCGAGCGAGCTGCCGATGGGCCGCAAGCGCTCGCCCTGCTGCTCATGTCTCCCGAGTTCCAGCGCCGCTGA
- a CDS encoding 3-deoxy-D-manno-octulosonic acid transferase, which produces MTLPWRSRAARSLYSALLVLAQPLYLLRLWWRGRAEPLYREAIGERLGHYRDAPSSGWLWLHAVSLGETRAAAALIVALRERRPGLRLLLTHSTATGRAAGQELLREGDRQTWLPFDTPGAVKRFLAQFSPAIGVLMETEVWPNLLPAAQARGVPLVLANARLSERSRRRGERFDAILRPAVEALSLALAQSEADAQRLRSAGAPEVRVCGNLKYDLAPDATLLARGQAWRAALARPVLLFAVSREGEEAPLLGAWTRVRRTLASPPLLVIVPRHPQRFDEVAALMRASGLTLARRSDWGELPGAAALAADAWLGDSMREMPLYYGLAQVALLGGSFAPLGGQNLIEAAACGCPVVMGPHTFNFAEAAELAGAAGAATRVEGIEAGLAQALALLADAQRLAEASQRSRAFAAEHRGAAARMAAQVDALWTEVQTRVPSPS; this is translated from the coding sequence GTGACGCTGCCGTGGCGCAGCCGCGCCGCCCGATCGCTGTACTCCGCGCTGCTCGTGCTGGCGCAGCCGCTCTACCTGCTGCGCCTGTGGTGGCGCGGCCGCGCTGAGCCCCTGTACCGCGAAGCGATCGGCGAGCGCCTGGGCCACTACCGCGACGCGCCGAGTTCGGGCTGGCTGTGGCTGCATGCCGTCTCGCTCGGCGAGACGCGCGCCGCCGCGGCGCTGATCGTGGCCTTGCGCGAGCGCCGACCCGGCCTGCGCCTGCTGCTCACGCACAGCACGGCCACCGGCCGTGCCGCTGGCCAGGAACTGCTGCGCGAAGGCGACCGGCAGACCTGGCTACCCTTCGACACACCCGGAGCAGTGAAGCGCTTCCTCGCGCAGTTCAGCCCCGCCATCGGCGTGCTGATGGAGACCGAAGTCTGGCCCAACCTGCTGCCGGCCGCGCAGGCGCGCGGCGTCCCGCTGGTGCTGGCCAATGCTCGGCTGAGCGAAAGGAGCCGACGCCGTGGCGAGCGCTTCGACGCCATCCTGCGACCCGCGGTCGAGGCCTTGTCGCTGGCGCTCGCGCAGAGCGAGGCCGATGCGCAGCGCCTGCGCAGCGCCGGTGCGCCAGAGGTGCGCGTGTGCGGCAACCTCAAGTACGACCTGGCGCCAGACGCCACGCTGCTCGCACGCGGGCAGGCATGGCGCGCGGCGCTCGCGCGGCCGGTGCTGCTGTTCGCCGTCTCGCGCGAAGGCGAAGAGGCGCCGCTGCTGGGCGCCTGGACGCGGGTGCGGCGCACGCTGGCATCGCCGCCGCTGCTGGTGATCGTGCCGCGCCATCCGCAGCGCTTCGACGAGGTGGCGGCGCTGATGCGCGCTTCCGGCCTGACGCTCGCTCGGCGCAGCGATTGGGGCGAGTTGCCGGGTGCTGCGGCGCTGGCCGCCGACGCCTGGCTGGGCGACTCGATGCGCGAGATGCCGCTGTACTACGGCCTCGCCCAGGTGGCGTTGCTTGGCGGCAGCTTCGCGCCGCTGGGCGGGCAGAACCTGATCGAGGCCGCCGCCTGCGGCTGCCCGGTGGTGATGGGGCCGCACACCTTCAATTTTGCCGAGGCGGCCGAGTTGGCCGGTGCCGCCGGTGCCGCGACGCGCGTCGAGGGCATCGAGGCCGGCCTCGCTCAGGCGCTGGCCCTGCTGGCCGATGCGCAGCGTCTGGCCGAGGCCTCGCAACGCAGCCGCGCCTTCGCCGCCGAGCACCGTGGCGCCGCCGCTCGCATGGCCGCTCAGGTGGATGCGCTCTGGACTGAGGTACAAACGCGGGTGCCGTCACCGTCCTGA
- a CDS encoding TolC family outer membrane protein produces the protein MSVERSRLPFAPAALALALALVFTGGARAQSLQELYEAARGYDASFQASRALLDSAQYRAEQAKALNRPSVGLQVAATRSSSDTPYSSTLNADTNSVSAGISGSQSLFNRANSATIDQADKSLSVSRAEFEAAEQDLIVRVAQAYFDVLAAQDTLGTTRSNKTFISEQLASAKRNFEVGTATITDTREAQARFDLATAQEIAAENDLRTKGIALDTLVGRSNVAPKGLAVPVVLPPVQPPAVDEWVLRADAEHPTVRRAALGLDVARLETEKARAGNLPTVALNGSIGKGRVSTSGDLAAPPFSFNSSGNSTNTSIGVTLNMPLFAGYAIQNRIKETLALEEKSRNDLDAARRGVAQGTRQAFYGVQSGLAQVKALEAAESSSQLALEATQLGYKVGVRVNLDVLNAQTQLFSTKRDLARARYDVLLGSLRLRQAAGQLKPEDVAALNQLLAR, from the coding sequence ATGTCCGTCGAGCGTTCCCGCCTGCCCTTCGCCCCTGCCGCCCTGGCGCTCGCCCTGGCCCTCGTCTTCACGGGCGGTGCGCGCGCGCAGAGCCTGCAGGAGCTGTACGAAGCGGCGCGCGGCTACGACGCCAGCTTCCAGGCCTCGCGTGCGCTGCTCGACTCGGCCCAGTATCGCGCCGAGCAGGCCAAGGCACTGAACCGGCCTTCGGTCGGCCTGCAGGTCGCGGCCACGCGATCGAGCAGCGACACGCCCTACTCCAGCACGCTGAACGCCGACACCAACTCGGTCAGCGCAGGGATCAGCGGCTCGCAGAGCCTCTTCAACCGCGCCAACAGCGCCACCATCGACCAGGCCGACAAGTCGCTGTCGGTCTCGCGCGCCGAATTCGAGGCGGCCGAGCAGGACCTGATCGTGCGCGTGGCGCAGGCCTATTTCGACGTGCTGGCGGCGCAGGACACGCTGGGCACCACGCGCTCCAACAAGACATTCATCAGCGAGCAGCTCGCCTCGGCCAAGCGGAATTTCGAGGTCGGCACGGCGACGATCACCGACACGCGCGAGGCGCAGGCCCGCTTCGACCTCGCCACCGCGCAGGAGATCGCCGCCGAGAACGACCTGCGCACCAAGGGCATCGCGCTGGACACGCTGGTCGGACGCAGCAACGTCGCGCCCAAGGGTCTGGCCGTGCCGGTGGTGCTGCCGCCGGTGCAGCCGCCGGCGGTCGACGAATGGGTGCTGCGAGCCGATGCCGAGCACCCGACGGTGCGCCGGGCCGCGCTCGGCCTGGACGTGGCCCGCCTGGAGACCGAGAAGGCCCGCGCCGGCAATCTGCCCACGGTGGCGCTGAACGGCAGCATCGGCAAGGGCCGCGTGTCGACCAGCGGCGACCTCGCCGCGCCGCCCTTCTCGTTCAACAGCTCGGGCAACTCCACCAACACGAGCATCGGCGTCACGTTGAACATGCCGCTGTTCGCCGGCTACGCGATCCAGAACCGCATCAAGGAGACGCTGGCACTGGAAGAGAAGTCGCGCAACGATCTCGACGCTGCGCGCCGCGGCGTGGCCCAGGGCACGCGCCAAGCCTTCTACGGCGTGCAGTCCGGCCTCGCACAGGTGAAGGCGCTGGAGGCCGCCGAATCGTCGAGCCAGCTCGCGCTGGAAGCCACGCAGCTCGGCTACAAGGTCGGCGTGCGCGTCAACCTGGACGTGCTGAACGCGCAGACCCAGCTGTTCAGCACCAAGCGCGATCTCGCCAGGGCGCGCTACGACGTGTTGCTGGGCAGCCTGCGCCTGCGCCAGGCGGCCGGCCAGCTCAAGCCCGAAGACGTGGCGGCGCTGAACCAGTTGCTGGCGCGCTGA
- a CDS encoding phosphomannomutase/phosphoglucomutase codes for MHVDPSIFKAYDIRGVVGASIDEVFAEHLGRAFGSEALDAGERAVAVGRDGRLSGPGLAAALIRGLASTGLDVVDLGAVTTPMLYYVAATRGAHGCSSGIQVTGSHNPKDYNGFKMVLAGKAIYGEAIQALRLRIETQHYTRAPGRSAAMDIGAEYLARIAGDCKLSRKMKIVVDSGNGIPGASAPAILRALGCEVIELFSEVDGDFPNHHPDPSKPENLADLIRTVKSSGAELGLAFDGDGDRLGVVTVDGHIIYPDRQLMLYATDILKRRPGGTVIFDVKCSQRLAPAIRAAGGVPLMWKTGHSLIKAKMRELDSPISGEMSGHIFFGERWYGFDDATYTAARLLEILSRSKNPSRVLDALPTSHSTPELNVACAEGEPKRVVQQLLETAKFPGAREVITIDGLRVEYDDGFGLIRSSNTTPVLVLRFEGHTPEALKRIEAEVMAALLAVKPDARVAAAAH; via the coding sequence ATGCACGTCGACCCCAGCATCTTCAAGGCCTATGACATCCGCGGCGTGGTCGGCGCGAGCATCGACGAGGTCTTCGCGGAACACCTGGGGCGGGCCTTCGGCAGCGAGGCCCTCGACGCAGGCGAGCGGGCCGTGGCCGTGGGGCGCGACGGCCGCCTGTCCGGCCCCGGCCTGGCCGCCGCCCTGATCCGTGGCCTGGCCTCGACAGGGCTGGACGTGGTCGACCTCGGCGCGGTGACCACGCCGATGCTGTACTACGTGGCGGCCACGCGCGGTGCGCACGGCTGCAGCAGCGGCATTCAGGTCACGGGCAGCCACAACCCGAAGGACTACAACGGCTTCAAGATGGTGCTGGCCGGCAAGGCCATCTACGGCGAGGCTATCCAGGCGCTGCGCCTGCGCATCGAGACGCAGCACTACACACGCGCGCCAGGCCGCTCGGCGGCGATGGACATCGGTGCCGAATACCTCGCGCGCATCGCCGGCGACTGCAAGCTCTCGCGCAAGATGAAGATCGTGGTCGACTCGGGCAACGGCATCCCGGGCGCCTCGGCGCCGGCGATCCTGCGCGCGTTGGGCTGCGAGGTGATCGAGCTGTTCTCCGAGGTCGACGGCGACTTCCCCAACCACCACCCGGACCCGAGCAAGCCGGAGAACCTGGCCGATCTGATCCGCACCGTGAAGTCCTCCGGCGCCGAACTCGGCCTGGCGTTCGACGGCGACGGCGACCGGCTCGGCGTGGTCACCGTCGACGGCCACATCATCTACCCCGACCGCCAGCTGATGCTCTATGCGACCGACATCCTGAAGCGCCGGCCCGGTGGCACGGTGATCTTCGATGTCAAGTGCAGCCAGCGCCTGGCGCCCGCGATCCGCGCGGCCGGCGGCGTGCCGCTGATGTGGAAGACCGGGCACTCGCTGATCAAGGCGAAGATGCGCGAGCTGGACTCGCCGATCTCCGGCGAGATGAGCGGCCACATCTTCTTCGGTGAACGCTGGTACGGCTTCGACGATGCCACCTACACCGCGGCGCGGCTGCTGGAGATCCTGTCGCGTTCGAAGAACCCGAGCCGGGTGCTCGATGCCTTGCCCACCAGCCACAGCACGCCCGAGCTCAACGTGGCCTGCGCCGAAGGCGAGCCCAAGCGCGTCGTGCAGCAGTTGCTCGAGACGGCCAAGTTCCCCGGCGCGCGCGAGGTGATCACCATCGACGGCCTGCGCGTCGAGTACGACGACGGCTTCGGCCTGATCCGCAGTTCCAACACCACGCCGGTGCTGGTGCTGCGCTTCGAGGGCCACACGCCCGAAGCGCTGAAGCGCATCGAGGCCGAGGTGATGGCCGCGCTGCTGGCGGTCAAGCCCGATGCCCGCGTCGCCGCGGCGGCGCACTGA
- the aroQ gene encoding type II 3-dehydroquinate dehydratase: MPTILVLNGPNLNLLGTREPATYGSTTLADVEALCAAAGQKLGFAVECRQSNHEGVLIDALHEAGHGFKAGSVAGVVFNAGAYTHSSVALHDAIRAIEVPVIEVHISNVHARESFRHHSWLSPVAAGIIVGFGVDGYVMAIEALARKAAAKG, translated from the coding sequence ATGCCCACCATCCTCGTCCTCAACGGCCCGAACCTCAACCTGCTCGGCACGCGCGAGCCGGCCACCTACGGCAGCACGACGCTCGCCGACGTCGAGGCGCTTTGTGCGGCCGCCGGCCAGAAGCTCGGCTTCGCGGTCGAGTGCCGGCAGTCCAACCACGAAGGTGTGCTTATCGACGCGCTCCACGAGGCCGGACACGGCTTCAAGGCCGGCAGCGTGGCGGGCGTGGTGTTCAATGCCGGCGCCTACACGCACAGTTCGGTGGCGCTGCACGATGCGATCCGTGCCATCGAGGTGCCGGTGATCGAGGTCCACATCAGCAACGTGCACGCCCGCGAGAGCTTTCGCCACCACTCCTGGCTCTCGCCGGTGGCGGCCGGCATCATCGTCGGCTTCGGCGTCGACGGTTACGTGATGGCCATCGAGGCGCTGGCGCGCAAGGCAGCCGCCAAGGGCTGA
- a CDS encoding DUF1501 domain-containing protein, whose product MNTPFDARRRGLLRAALSAASLGPAATLSLAATTAPGQGRFVLVILRGGMDGLYAVPAVGDPELAAARGSLAQYASAPLPLDATFALHPNLVQLHAMYGRGEMQVLHAIGLPYRERSHFDAQNLLESGGNRPFEITTGWLGRALGAGPSRGIALATTVPLVLRGPGTADTWAPSILPDPSADLVTRLERLYGSDPALANALARAKALHFDPGMMAEVNAPKESMAGGVRPGGFVTLAQRAAEFLSHTGGPRAAVLELGGWDSHANEAAPQGATANALRVLDSGLAALREGLAASGVWRDTVVVVATEFGREVAVNGTQGTDHGSAGAAFVLGGPVKGGRVVADWPGLGRKDRFEGRDLRTTTDLRALLKGVLADHLQVARRQLEAEVFPGSDAVRALQVLA is encoded by the coding sequence ATGAACACCCCCTTCGACGCCCGCCGCCGCGGCCTGCTGCGCGCGGCGCTCTCGGCCGCCAGCCTCGGCCCGGCGGCGACGCTGAGCCTGGCCGCCACCACCGCCCCGGGCCAGGGCCGCTTCGTGCTCGTCATCCTGCGCGGCGGCATGGATGGCCTGTACGCCGTGCCCGCCGTGGGCGACCCGGAGCTCGCGGCGGCCCGCGGCTCGCTGGCGCAGTACGCTTCGGCCCCGCTGCCGCTGGACGCGACCTTCGCGCTGCACCCGAATCTCGTGCAGCTGCACGCGATGTACGGCCGCGGCGAGATGCAGGTGCTGCACGCCATCGGCCTGCCCTACCGCGAGCGCTCGCACTTCGATGCGCAGAACCTGCTCGAGTCCGGCGGCAACAGGCCCTTCGAGATCACCACCGGCTGGCTGGGCCGCGCGCTCGGCGCCGGGCCGTCGCGCGGCATCGCGCTGGCCACCACGGTGCCACTGGTGCTGCGCGGGCCGGGCACGGCCGACACCTGGGCTCCTTCGATATTGCCGGACCCATCGGCCGACCTGGTCACGCGGCTGGAGCGCCTGTATGGCAGCGACCCTGCGTTGGCCAATGCGCTCGCGCGCGCCAAGGCCCTGCACTTCGACCCCGGCATGATGGCCGAAGTGAACGCACCGAAGGAATCGATGGCCGGCGGTGTGCGGCCGGGCGGCTTCGTGACGCTGGCGCAGCGTGCGGCCGAGTTCCTGTCGCACACCGGCGGCCCGCGGGCCGCGGTGCTCGAGCTCGGCGGCTGGGACTCGCATGCCAACGAAGCGGCACCGCAAGGTGCGACGGCCAACGCGCTGCGCGTGCTCGACAGCGGCCTGGCCGCGCTGCGCGAAGGCCTGGCCGCAAGCGGCGTCTGGCGCGACACGGTGGTCGTGGTGGCCACCGAGTTCGGCCGCGAGGTGGCCGTCAACGGCACGCAAGGCACCGATCACGGCAGCGCCGGGGCCGCCTTCGTGCTCGGCGGCCCGGTGAAGGGCGGCCGCGTGGTCGCGGACTGGCCGGGGCTGGGCCGGAAGGATCGTTTCGAGGGCCGCGACTTGCGCACCACCACCGACCTGCGCGCGCTGCTCAAGGGCGTGCTGGCCGACCACCTGCAGGTGGCGCGGCGCCAGCTCGAGGCCGAGGTGTTCCCGGGCAGCGACGCGGTGCGTGCGCTGCAGGTACTCGCGTGA
- a CDS encoding sulfite exporter TauE/SafE family protein, translating to MDTSLLVIAFGAALAGFVQGLSGFGFGLTAMAVWAWALEPRLAAVLAVLGALTGQVLAAATVRRGFDAQRLWPFVAGGLAGLPLGLWLLPRLDVPLFRALLGGLLVVWCPLMLMAPHLPRIQRGGRLGDAASGVAGGVMGGLGGFTGAIPTLWCTLRGFDKDTQRAIIQNFNLAMLTVTFIAYLAGGIVTRDMLPMIVLVLPAMLVPALIGMRLYIGISEIAFRRIVLWLLTASGVALLSAALPVLLRR from the coding sequence CTGGACACGTCACTGCTCGTCATCGCCTTCGGCGCCGCCCTCGCCGGCTTCGTGCAGGGCCTGTCGGGCTTCGGTTTCGGGCTCACGGCGATGGCCGTCTGGGCCTGGGCGCTGGAGCCGCGCCTGGCCGCCGTGCTGGCGGTGCTCGGCGCCTTGACCGGACAGGTGCTGGCCGCCGCGACGGTGCGCCGCGGTTTCGATGCGCAGCGCCTGTGGCCCTTCGTGGCCGGCGGGCTGGCCGGGCTGCCGCTGGGCCTGTGGCTGCTGCCGCGGCTGGACGTGCCGCTGTTCCGCGCCCTGCTCGGCGGCCTGCTGGTCGTCTGGTGCCCGCTGATGCTGATGGCGCCGCACCTGCCGCGCATCCAGCGTGGCGGCCGCCTCGGCGATGCGGCCTCGGGCGTGGCCGGCGGCGTGATGGGCGGGCTGGGCGGCTTCACCGGAGCGATCCCGACGCTGTGGTGCACGCTGCGCGGCTTCGACAAGGACACCCAGCGCGCGATCATCCAGAACTTCAACCTGGCGATGCTGACGGTGACCTTCATCGCCTACCTGGCCGGCGGCATCGTCACGCGCGACATGCTGCCGATGATCGTGCTGGTGCTGCCGGCCATGCTGGTGCCGGCGCTGATCGGCATGCGCCTGTACATCGGCATCAGCGAGATCGCCTTCCGGCGCATCGTGCTGTGGCTGCTCACCGCCTCCGGCGTGGCGCTGCTCTCGGCAGCCTTGCCGGTGCTGCTGCGACGCTAG
- a CDS encoding rhodanese-like domain-containing protein gives MKQIAVTEVKRWIGEAAPALLLDVREPWEFGLAAIRVDGAATLNLPMNEVPQRLAELDPAQPILCICHHGVRSAQVVAFLERSGYDSVYNLAGGIDAWSTKVDPAVPRY, from the coding sequence ATGAAGCAGATCGCCGTCACCGAGGTGAAACGCTGGATCGGCGAGGCCGCCCCGGCGCTGCTGCTCGACGTGCGCGAGCCGTGGGAGTTCGGCCTGGCGGCCATTCGCGTGGACGGCGCAGCCACGCTGAACCTGCCGATGAACGAAGTGCCGCAGCGACTGGCGGAACTCGATCCGGCGCAGCCCATCCTCTGTATCTGTCATCACGGGGTGCGATCGGCGCAGGTCGTCGCATTCCTCGAGCGATCGGGCTACGACTCGGTCTACAACCTCGCTGGCGGCATCGATGCCTGGTCGACCAAGGTCGACCCGGCGGTGCCGCGCTATTGA